One Acanthochromis polyacanthus isolate Apoly-LR-REF ecotype Palm Island chromosome 6, KAUST_Apoly_ChrSc, whole genome shotgun sequence DNA segment encodes these proteins:
- the asb14b gene encoding dynein axonemal heavy chain 12, with protein MSTEAEDDFNQSEDDLDEDEATQYIIEQSLMQYRKLKGLNPSDLKPSEDPDEIFKAIKEGDESALNRLAEQPECFSRVDERGWIPLHEAAVQKNKSILEIIFSASPPGAAECRTVKGETPLFLAVVHGLRENATFLLQNGCSPDSQNDEQDSPLVAAILNDQYDLATLLLRYHAKIDQIGPLNRTALHESAFLGLENFAYLLLESGADPNACDIKKKTPLALAAQNGHLSVVEVLLQKGAHVWSESETGTVLFDAAASGNPDIISLLLDHGADPNLPLYSGHLPIHRAACHGHRLALEHLIPVTKMHAVKESGMSPLHSAAAGGHAQCVELLIKAGYDPNFMLHPKVRRSYDDERRSALFFAVSNNDLQCTRLLLEAGAMVNQDPVSCLQVALRQGNYEMINTLLKFGANVNYYSRVNTTHFPSALQYALKDEVMLRMILNHGYDVKRCFDCPYGDNSHDYAPWTTAVIKDMVFCEVITVSWLKHISAQVVRIMLDYTDHVSFCTKLKDCLQEEKQWQEICHLQRNARSLKHLCRLRIREHLSRLRLRAPVFINFLPLPPRLKDYLRYKEFDVYSRGSLVSP; from the exons ATGAGCACAGAAGCAGAAGATGACTTTAATCAGTCGGAGGATGACCTGGATGAAGATGAGGCCACGCAATATATAATTGAGCAAAGTCTGATGCAATATAGAAAACTCAAAGGATTGAATCCGAG cgATCTGAAACCCAGTGAAGATCCGGATGAGATTTTTAAAGCAATCAAGGAGG GTGATGAAAGTGCACTGAACAGACTTGCAGAGCAACCGGAGTGTTTCTCCAGAGTTGATGAACGCGGATGGATCCCTCTGCATGAAGCTGCAGTGCAGAAGAACAAAAGTATACTAGAGATTATCTTCTCAG CATCACCTCCGGGTGCAGCCGAGTGTCGTACTGTAAAGGGTGAGACGCCACTATTTCTGGCTGTGGTCCATGGACTCAGAGAGAACGCTACATTCCTGTTACAGAATGGTTGTAGTCCGGATAGCCAGAACGATGAGCAGGATTCTCCATTAGTGGCAG CGATTCTGAATGACCAGTATGACTTGGCCACACTATTGCTTCGTTATCACGCCAAAATAGACCAAATAGGTCCACTAAACAGGACAGCTCTACATGAGTCTGCCTTCTTAGGTTTGGAGAACTTTGCCTATCTGCTCCTGGAATCTGGTGCCGACCCAAACGCATGTGACATTAAGAAGAAAACTCCACTGGCTCTGGCTGCACAGAATGGACATCTTAGCGTGGTTGAGGTTCTGTTACAGAAAG GAGCCCATGTGTGGTCTGAATCGGAGACAGGTACTGTTTTGTTTGATGCAGCAGCATCAGGAAACCCTGACATaatctctctgctgctggatcATGGAGCAGATCCCAACCTTCCTCTTTACAGCGGACACCTGCCAATTCACCGGGCGGCATGCCACGGACACAGACT GGCACTGGAGCACCTCATCCCGGTGACTAAGATGCACGCTGTAAAAGAAAGTGGGATGAGTCCGCTTCATTCTGCAGCTGCCGGGGGACATGCTCAGTGTGTGGAGTTACTGATCAAAGCTGGCTACGACCCAAACTTCATGCTGCACCCAAAGGTGCGCCGCAGCTATGATGATGAGCGTAGGTCTGCCCTCTTTTTTGCGGTGTCCAACAATGATCTTCAGTGCACCCGCTTGCTGTTAGAGGCTGGGGCAATGGTGAACCAGGATCCTGTCAGCTGTCTACAGGTGGCTCTTAGACAGGGCAACTATGAAATGATCAACACCTTGCTGAAGTTTGGGGCAAATGTCAACTACTACTCCCGCGTCAACACCACTCACTTCCCCTCGGCGCTGCAGTACGCTTTGAAGGATGAGGTTATGCTGAGAATGATCCTGAACCACGGATATGATGTTAAGCGCTGCTTTGACTGCCCTTATGGTGACAATTCCCATGACTATGCTCCTTGGACGACTGCAGTCATCAAAGACATGGTG TTCTGTGAGGTGATAACAGTGTCCTGGCTAAAGCACATATCGGCCCAAGTGGTCCGCATCATGCTCGACTACACCGACCACGTCTCCTTCTGCACCAAACTGAAAGACTGCTTGCAGGAGGAGAAGCAGTGGCAGGAGATCTGTCACCTTCAAA GAAATGCACGGAGCCTGAAGCACCTGTGTCGGTTGCGGATAAGGGAACATCTCAGCCGTCTGCGGTTGAGAGCACCAGTTTTTATCAacttccttcctcttcctcccagGCTGAAAGATTACCTACGCTACAAGGAGTTTGATGTTTACAGCAGAGGCAGCTTGGTTAGCCCCTGA